Proteins co-encoded in one Podospora pseudoanserina strain CBS 124.78 chromosome 7 map unlocalized CBS124.78p_7, whole genome shotgun sequence genomic window:
- the SET2 gene encoding histone methyltransferase set2 (BUSCO:EOG09261B14; COG:K; EggNog:ENOG503NU70): MGEDARASGPVLEGRIEERPRVNGVRLRKEDSTDSASPNNSKMDSRGTSMSPDDTKSAGETAATPDHASAPKLSRKSSQKPVRSPPTLFDHLPDVTAQACSTFQVINDCLYGSRNMGSSDHDALDCDCTEEWRNDENHACGEDSDCINRATKIECVDGDCNCGPGCQNQRFQRKQYADVSVIKTDKKGFGLRANRNLQPNDFIFEYIGEVINEPTFRNRMIKYDREGIKHFYFMSLTKSEFVDATKKGNLGRFCNHSCNPNCYVDKWVVGEKLRMGIFAGRPIRAGEELVFNYNVDRYGADPQPCYCGEQNCVGFIGGKTQTERATKLSLATIEALGIEDSGDSWDTTVAKKPRRKKVTEDDEDYVNSFQPKSLDEDGVNKVMATLMQCKEKWIAVKLLTRLQATEDEQLRHRVVRMHGYQILKTTLNSYKDDTNVVLQVLDILYDLPRITKNKIADSNIEAAIQPLTTSTHEEVAFQANRLLEEWSKLSTAYRIPRKEKDAAAHATSNPFEERRNMDRDEPHKHANNSLANLNIPTGPRNKVPQRNVGFFNGQRPPRKLPSNLPEGWHVTTDNTGRYYFYDVNGKVQWQRPTAPAVSAPKTSTKAQQGQKAVQDIIDSLTKEITPRHSATHTPQRSSTPTTEPKKEKWRSLPIEKQMKIYENTLFPHVKYVVEKFHGKLPKEDLKKFAREVNKKLVSSDYKNNRVEDPTHISSKQEKKVKKYVRDFFDRAVVKYKEQQKAKGNNKSTDSDKPSASLNDLGDSSAPSPVQDDITPLSQPSSPSSPVGGRKRKRDDDDDDVVEGEEASQSPQDDNMSETPSVKRLKEEDGDGDMIPSPPPPPPPPVDTPLSEEQRAMREQEEELRRENEEAQRMEEENIQNNNHKNGQHMDVDMEEADGDDDKPLEHREQRGAQEVMSH; this comes from the exons ATGGGGGAAGACGCTCGCGCTTCAGGACCGGTGCTGGAAGGCAGGATTGAGGAAAGGCCGAGGGTCAATGGCGTTAGGTTACGAAAGGAGGATTCGACCGACTCGGCTTCCCCGAACAACTCCAAGATGGATTCGCGAGGCACCAGTATGTCGCCCGACGACACAAAGTCTGCAGGAGAGACTGCAGCGACTCCAGATCACGCCTCTGCCCCGAAGCTGTCTCGCAAGTCGTCTCAGAAACCCGTTCGAAGTCCACCTACCTTGTTCGACCACCTGCCAGATGTCACAGCCCAAGCATGCAGCACGTTTCAGGTCATCAACGACTGTCTTTATGGCTCGAGGAATATGGGCTCGTCGGATCACGACGCGCTGGATTGCGACTGTACCGAAGAATGGC GAAATGATGAAAACCACGCTTGTGGCGAGGATTCCGACTGCATCAACCGCGCGACCAAAATTGAGTGCGTAGATGGAGACTGCAACTGCGGGCCGGGCTGTCAAAACCAGCGGTTTCAGCGCAAGCAGTATGCCGATGTTTCGGTCATCAAGACTGACAAGAAGGGGTTCGGCCTGCGGGCGAACCGGAACCTGCAGCCAAACGACTTCATTTTCGAGTACATTGGCGAGGTCATCAATGAGCCGACGTTCCGGAACCGGATGATCAAGTACGACCGCGAGGGCATCAAGCACTTTTACTTCATGTCGCTCACCAAGAGCGAGTTTGTCGATGCCACTAAGAAGGGCAACTTGGGCCGGTTCTGCAACCATTCGTGCAATCCCAACTGTTATGTCGACaagtgggtggtgggcgagAAGCTGCGCATGGGCATTTTTGCCGGCCGCCCCATCCGCGCCGGTGAGGAGCTCGTGTTCAACTACAATGTCGACCGCTACGGCGCCGACCCCCAGCCATGTTACTGCGGTGAGCAAAACTGCGTCGGCTTCATCGGCGGCAAGACGCAGACAGAGCGTGCGACCAAACTGTCTCTTGCCACGATTGAGGCCCTCGGTATCGAGGACAGTGGCGACAGCTGGGACACCACCGTTGCCAAGAAGCCTCGCAGGAAGAAGGTCaccgaagacgacgaggactATGTCAACAGCTTCCAGCCGAAATCccttgatgaagatggcgtcAACAAGGTCATGGCCACTCTGATGCAGTGCAAGGAGAAGTGGATTGCTGTCAAGCTGCTTACCCGCCTTCAGGCCACAGAAGACGAGCAGCTTCGCCATAGAGTGGTGAGGATGCACGGCTACCAGATTCTCAAAACGACACTTAACTCGTACAAAGACGACACCAATGTCGTCCTGCAGGTTCTCGATATCCTCTACGACTTGCCGCgcatcaccaagaacaagatcGCCGACTCCAACATCGAGGCAGCCATCCAGCCCCTGACCACTTCGACTCATGAAGAGGTTGCCTTCCAGGCCAACAGGCTGCTCGAGGAATGGAGTAAGCTCTCGACAGCGTACCGTATTCCTcgcaaggaaaaggatgCCGCAGCTCATGCGACTTCTAACCCATTTGAGGAGCGTCGCAACATGGATCGCGACGAGCCTCACAAGCACGCCAACAACTCCCTGGCCAACCTGAACATTCCGACGGGCCCGCGCAATAAGGTACCGCAAAGGAACGTCGGTTTCTTCAATGGCCAACGTCCACCACGGAAGCTGCCCAGCAATCTGCCCGAGGGCTGGCACGTCACCACGGACAACACAGGCCGGTATTACTTTTACGATGTCAATGGCAAAGTCCAGTGGCAGCGGCCCACCGCGCCGGCGGTTTCCGCTCCCAAAACTTCGACCAAAGCCCAGCAGGGCCAGAAGGCCGTGCAGGATATCATTGACAGCTTGACTAAGGAGATCACGCCAAGACATTCGGCCACGCATACCCCCCAGCGGTCTAGCACCCCGACCACCGAacccaagaaggagaagtggCGTTCTCTCCCAATCGAGAAACAGATGAAGATCTACGAGAACACG CTTTTCCCTCACGTCAAGTACGTGGTCGAGAAATTCCACGGCAAGCTCCCCAAGGAGGACCTCAAGAAGTTTGCCCGCGAAGTCAACAAGAAGCTAGTCTCTTCCGATTACAAGAACAACCGCGTTGAGGACCCCACTCATATCTCCTCcaaacaagagaaaaaggtcAAGAAGTACGTCCGTGACTTTTTTGACCGCGCCGTTGTCAAATATAAGGAACAGCAAAAGGCCAAGGGCAACAACAAATCTACCGACTCGGACAAGCCCTCGGCTTCGTTAAATGACCTGGGAGACAGCTCTGCCCCATCACCGGTCCAAGACGACATTACACCCCTTTCTCAACCTAGCTCCCCTAGCTCCCCCGTTGGTGGTCGCAAAAGGAAGcgcgacgatgatgatgatgatgttgttgaaggcgaggaggCTTCTCAGTCACCGCAGGATGATAACATGTCGGAGACGCCTTCGGTGAAGCGGCtcaaagaggaggatggggatggggacaTGATACCTagccctccaccgccgccgccgccgccggtggaTACGCCCCTTAGTGAAGAGCAACGGGCCAtgcgggagcaggaggaggagctgaggagggagaatgaggaggcgcagaggatggaggaggagaatatTCAGAATAATAACCACAAGAACGGACAGCATATGGATGTTGATATGGAAGAggctgatggtgatgatgataagcCGCTTGAGCATAGGGAACAGAGGGGAGCACAGGAGGTCATGAGCCACTAG
- a CDS encoding uncharacterized protein (EggNog:ENOG503P3SI) — protein sequence MVIPRSLPAVLGVISILPTAATLAIHSILARSREDRAPAVRTTAIIAAILEATVLAAVTGLTCAHIGPWSARWAKFNGLLFGAGLFLCTVTAAVSVANMICLSKVDEDSESTILGSGATGFLVGSSVVLGLAFATQLVFLVFHFVAGRVRGPQIKVTVHKDQDRSRSPPRVKSIAYHETSPSLVSGKARGSASFEKTPPGSSAGRSTAETISSFRSSLSNVVRPISSKTRLLSQRGGRPASLDLPSFHEQTRTTEEGFDSWDTSAVDPQNRQTVLESSSPPLGRFLETIPASPTTSRSPSPGTPLDLLEPPSRTRRRSRTLSPAPSRVSQAQRTAFTQHSTQSESHIHPLFRSDSPIPPPPIVTPGTVVVAAPNGGQILSDRQSIRSIKSLRRMRSGSLPGVPSPLSRQGSVESFHRKPDTHSPEIREEDEYLTPEGTTPVLETERKMTPPIPDWILSAGSRTSLTTYHSRKIHLPCSSEEASGGAAPSPQ from the coding sequence ATGGTAATCCCTCGCTCCCTTCCGGCTGTGCTGGGCGTCATTTCGATTCTGCCGACCGCGGCTACCCTGGCGATACACAGCATCCTTGCTCGATCACGGGAAGACCGGGCTCCTGCGGTCAGAACCACGGCCATCATTGCCGCCATCCTCGAAGCCACTGTTCTTGCCGCCGTCACCGGTCTTACCTGCGCGCATATCGGCCCTTGGTCAGCACGATGGGCGAAATTCAACGGGCTGTTGTTCGGGGCAGGCTTGTTCTTATGCACAGTCACTGCCGCTGTGTCAGTGGCCAACATGATCTGCCTGAgcaaggttgatgaggattcTGAGAGCACAATTCTGGGCTCTGGCGCGACAGGCTTCCTGGTTGGTTCATCGgtcgtcctcggccttgCTTTCGCAACACAGCTTGTTTTCTTGGTCTTCCACTTTGTTGCTGGGAGAGTTCGAGGGCCACAGATAAAGGTGACTGTACACAAGGACCAGGACCGAAGCAGATCGCCTCCCCGGGTGAAATCCATTGCCTACCACGAGACCAGCCCAAGTCTTGTTTCTGGGAAAGCCCGCGGCAGCGCATCATTCGAGAAGACACCGCCTGGATCCAGTGCCGGACGCTCGACAGCAGAGACGATAAGCTCCTTTCGAAGCTCGCTATCAAACGTGGTCCggcccatctcctccaagacTCGTTTGCTGTCTCAACGAGGGGGCCGTCCAGCCTCGTTAGACCTCCCCTCATTCCACGAACAGACAAGAACGACGGAGGAAGGGTTCGATTCATGGGATACATCGGCGGTTGATCCACAAAACCGACAGACCGTCTTGGAATCGTCTTCACCACCGCTGGGCCGTTTCCTCGAGACAATACCGGCTAGCCCCACCACCAGTCGAAGTCCGAGCCCTGGCACACCGTTAGACCTCTTGGAGCCCCCTTCTCGCACCAGAAGACGAAGCCGAACATTGAGTCCAGCCCCAAGCAGAGTGTCACAGGCACAGCGGACAGCTTTTACACAACATTCTACCCAGAGCGAGTCTCACATCCACCCGCTCTTCAGATCCGATTCGCCtattcctccaccacccatcgTAACACCAGGGActgttgtggttgctgcACCAAACGGGGGACAGATCCTCAGCGATAGGCAAAGCATCCGAAGTATCAAGAGTCTCCGTCGAATGCGAAGCGGGAGTCTTCCAGGCGTTCCAAGCCCATTGAGTCGGCAAGGGTCCGTTGAATCTTTCCACCGCAAACCTGATACCCACTCACCAGAGATtcgtgaggaggatgaataCCTGACCCCCGAGGGGACGACACCGGTGCTGGAGACGGAGCGGAAGATGACACCGCCAATTCCTGATTGGATTCTGTCTGCCGGGTCTCGGACGAGCCTGACCACCTACCACAGCCGGAAGATCCATCTTCCATGCTCAAGTGAAGAAGCTTCTGGTGGCGCTGCACCCAGCCCGCAGTAG
- a CDS encoding uncharacterized protein (COG:S; EggNog:ENOG503P7JD), producing the protein MDSSFTDDEKRFVLAEIIKASRMDVGVLVNLIRSHDIQPDWLSMQLPRGRNVNQCIHAAEAMFNAPMPPPLISPLKRKSFGDVSDQLPKRQALASPSEPPPHGSPYHATPAFAQHHVNIHHPNGQPTVALAPNPNTVPASAPTPYPGPPRRRGRPPKSENRSGHWQITTSYPNITPAPIAPAPAPAPASAPQPSSPSFRAQAPIAPAPAPTSAPAQAATSAPQPNSPSFRVQPYNNRYSMPAGPLDSKSGKKLLPEIAPRPTHGTSGLEQPARSPTRPVSEYQDRREDIHRLPPPQAQGPSRHAMRDPPLLPPPQSPRSHPHPPPHHIMDASRPRETPPPTPMEPVKHESHLPPPPTKT; encoded by the exons ATGGACTCCTCCTTTACTGACGACGAAAAG CGCTTCGTTCTTGCCGAAATCATCAAGGCCAGCCGTATGGATGTTGGTGTTCTCGTCAACCTAATCAGGTCGCACGATATTCAGCCCGACTGGTTGTCGATGCAGCTCCCTCGTG GTCGAAATGTGAACCAGTGTATTCATGCGGCGGAGGCCATGTTCAACGCCCCGATGCCTCCGCCTTTGATATCACCCTTGAAGCGAAAGTCGTTTGGCGATGTCAGTGATCAGCTTCCAAAGAGACAGGCGCTTGCGTCCCCTAGCGAACCCCCACCTCACGGATCGCCCTACCATGCGACGCCAGCCTTTGCGCAGCATCACGTCAACATCCATCATCCTAACGGGCAACCGACTGTTGCCCTTGCTCCTAATCCGAACACCGTCCCTGCCTCGGCGCCAACCCCATATCCAGGGCCTCCTCGCAGACGTGGGCGGCCTCCAAAGTCAGAAAACCGATCGGGTCACTGGCAGATCACGACTTCTTATCCAAACATCACCCCAGCGCCTATCGCACCTGCTCCGGCTCCAGCCCCAGCTTCAGCGCCCCAGCCAAGCAGTCCAAGCTTCCGAGCCCAAGCACCGATAGCTCCAGCTCCGGCTCCAACTTCAGCTCCAGCACAAGCCGCGACCTCGGCACCACAGCCAAACAGCCCGAGCTTCCGCGTACAGCCGTATAATAATCGATACTCGATGCCTGCCGGGCCTCTGGATTCAAAATCTGGAAAGAAGCTCTTGCCCGAGATAGCCCCTCGTCCAACGCATGGCACTTCGGGGTTGGAACAACCTGCCAGATCGCCCACAAGGCCGGTATCAGAATATCAAGATCGGAGGGAAGACATACACcgactgccaccaccgcaagCTCAAGGGCCCTCAAGACACGCGATGCGGGATCCTCcactgctgccaccaccacagagcCCACGCTCGCATCCTCATCCGCCACCACACCACATAATGGACGCTTCACGACCACGagagacaccaccaccgacgccCATGGAGCCGGTAAAGCACGAGAGCCATTTACCGCCACCGCCCACGAAGACATGA